The Streptomyces collinus DNA segment GCGTGATCCGCGAACCGGTCTCGTCGTCGAGGACGTCGGTGAGCGGGTGGAACTCCAAGAGGTAGAGGAATCCGCCCGGGGCCACGAGCGCCGCGACGGTCTCCGCCCAGCGCCCGATGTCGGGCAGCCAGCACAGCGCGCCGACGCCGGTGTACACGATGTCGTACGACGGGTCCGGCACCGCGGCCGCCGCGTCGTACACGTCCGCCGCGACGAACGCCGCCCGGTCCGGGCCGAGGCCGAGGTCGCGTGCCAGCCCGCGGGCCAGGTCGACGGCGGGTTCGGAGAAGTCGAGACCGACGACGCGGGCGGCGCCGTGCCGGGCCCAGGACAGCGTGTCGAGGCCGATGTGGCACTGAAGGTGCAGCAGAGAGCGGTTGCCGACGTCGCCGACCTCGGCGAGCTCGAAGTCGCGCAGCGGGTCCTGACCGGCCCGGAAGGCGTCCAGATCGTAGAAATCACCGGCCACGTGCAGCGGCACCCGCTCATCCCAGTGGGCGCGGTTGGCCTCGTTCCAGTCGGCCGGTGTGGGGGAGTACAAGAGTGCGACTCCTGACCTGCTCGGAGGGGGGACCGGTGGAGGTTATCCACAGGCTGGGGACCTCGCCAGCGAATTGTCGGCCGGGGCGGGCAGTATGGGGCCATGACTGAGAGCAACGGGTCCGCCGCGCGGGACCAGCACGAGCAAGCGGTACAGGCGGGACGGCAGGAGCGGATGCCGGACTGGGAGAAGCGCTTTCGGGCGCCCCGGGTGTCCCTGCCCGACTGGGCGGAGGACGCGCCGGACCGCTCCCTGTTCGTCTCGAACGCGACCGGGACGTACGAGCTGTACGCCTGGGACCGGTCGACGGGCGAGCAGCGCCAGGTGACGGACCGGCCGAACGGCACGACGGACGGCGTGCTGTCCCCGGACGGCGCGTGGATCTGGTGGTTCGACGACAAGGACGGCGACGAGTTCGGCGTGTGGCGCCGCCAGCCCTTCGCGGGCGGCGCGGACGAACCGGCCGCCGAGGGCCTGGAGGCCTCCTACCCGGCCGGCCTCGCCCTCGGCCGTGACGGGCGCACGGCGGTCGTGGGCCGCTCCACGGACGAGGACGGCACGACCATCCACCTGGTGCGCACCGGCGAGGAACCGGTGCAGATCTACCGCCACCGCGAATCGGCCGGCGTCGGCGACCTCTCCCACGACGGTTCGCTCATCGCCGTCGAGCACACCGAGCACGGCGACGCGATGCACTCCGCGCTGCGCGTCCTGCGCCCCGACGGCACCGCGGTCGCCGACCTCGACGACACCGAGGGCGGTACCCGGGAGCTGGGCCTGGAGGTCCTCGGCTTCGCTCCCGTCGACGGTGACACGCGTCTGCTCATCGGCCACCAGCGCCGCGGCCGCTGGGAGCCCCTGGTGTGGGACGTGGCCACCGGCGAGGAGACGGACCTGGCGCTGGAGCTGCCGGGCGACGTCAGCGCCGAGTGGTACCCGGACGGCAGCGGCCTGCTCATCGCGCACAGCTTCGAGGCCCGCAGCGAGCTGTTCCGCTACGACCTGGCCGGCCGCACCCTCTCGGAGATCCCGACCCCGAAGGGCACGGTGTCCGGAGCGACGGCCCGGCCCGACGGCAGCGTGGAGTTCCTGTGGTCCTCGTCGGCCGAGCCGTCGGCGGTGCGCTCCACGACCGGCGGTGTCGTGCTCGACCCGCCCGGCATGAAGTCGCCCGGCTCGGTGCCGGTGGAGGACGTGTGGGTGGAGGGCCCCGGAGGCCGCATCCACGCCCTCGTCCAGAAGCCGCAGGGCGCAACGGGCCCGTTCCCCACGGTCTTCGACATCCACGGCGGCCCCACCTGGCACGACAGCGACTCCTTCGCGGCGGGCCCCGCGGCCTGGGTCGACCACGGCTACGCGGTGATCCGTGTCAACTACCGCGGTTCCACGGGTTACGGCCGGGCCTGGACGGACGCCCTGAAGCACCGTGTCGGTCTCATCGAGCTGGAGGACATCGCCGCGGTCCGCGAGTGGGCCGTCACCTCCGGCCTCGCCGATCCCGAGCGCCTGATCCTCACCGGCGGCTCCTGGGGCGGCTATCTCACCCTGCTCGGCCTCGGCGTCCAGCCCGACGCGTGGACCCTGGGCATCGCGGCGGTGCCCGTCGCCGACTACGTCACGGCGTACCACGACGAGATGGAAGCGCTGAAGGCGATGGACCGCACGCTCCTGGGCGGCACGCCGGAGGAGGTCCCCGACCGCTTCGAGGCCTCGTCCCCCCTCACCTACGTAGACCGGGTCAAGGCCCCGGTCTACATCTCGGCCGGCGTCAACGACCCCCGTTGCCCGATCCGGCAGATCGAGAACTACGTCAAGCGCCTGGAGGCCCGAGGCGCGGTCCACGAGGTGTACCGCTACGACGCCGGGCACGGGTCGCTGGTGGTGGACGAGCGGATCAAGCAGGTGCGGCTGGAGCTGGAGTTCGCGGAGAGGCACCTCAAGGGGGTGCCGGGCGCCCAGTAGTGCAGGAGGCGGGGGTGGTCCGGCGGCTGCGGGCGGGGTGTGTCCGATCGCGCAGTTCCCAGCGCCCCTTGGGAGGCTTCGCGCCCATGGGGCGTTCGGCCCCTGCGGGTGTTTCGCGCCGGCCCCTGCGGGCGTTTCGTGCCGGCCCCTTCGGGTGTTTCGCGTCCTCGGGGGCGTTCGGGCGTCCCGTTACGCTCCCGACCGCTCCCGCCGCCTCCGCCCCAGCAGCTCCGCGAGCCCTCGTCGAGTGGCCGCCAGCACCACCCGGTCCCCGGGCCCCAGCACGTACGTAGGAGGCAGATCCCACACCAGTCCCGACGCCGGTACCCGCTCCTCACCCGGGAGCTCGGCCTCTCCCCGACGTCCACCGGGAGGTGACGTGTTGAGCGCCAGGACCCGCCAGGCCCCGGCTCGGAACGCCTCCCCGACCGTCCGCCCCTCCAGCTGCGGATGCCCGGCCACGTCCACCTCCGCGAACAGCAGCACCCGCCGCTCCACCGGGATCGCGCCCAGGATCTGCCGACCCATCATCGCCCCGGCGAACGCGGGCGCGGCCAGATGCGACACACTCCGGCTCCGGGTGAGGGCGAAGGGATGCGCGGCCCGCAGCGTGCGGTACACGGCCGTCGCGAAGTCGTCGTCGTACAGCCGCAGCACGACCCGCAGATCGGGCCGCACGGAGCGTGCGTACAGCGACGCCTCCAGGTTCGTCGTGTCCGCGCTGGTCAGCGCCAGCAGCGCGTGCGCTCGGTGGATCTTCGCGGCCTCCAGCACGCCCTCCTGCGTGACGTCCCCGAGCACCACCGGCACCCGCAGCCGCCGTGCCGTGGCCATCCCGCGGGCATCCGGGTCGGACTCCACGCACACCACGGGGATGTGCAGCTCCCGCAGCCGCGTCAGCACCCGCGTCCCGATCTTGCCGAGCCCGAGCAGCACCACATGACCGCCGAGCCCCCGCGGCGGCTTGCGCAGCGCCGAGGCGCTGCGGAACGTGCCGAGTGCCTCCAGCACCGCGGCCAGCAGCACCGGCAGCAGCAACAACCCGACCAGCCCGGACAGCAGTTGCAGCACTTGGCGCGCGGTCGAGTCGTGGAAGGCGGGATCGTTGATGCCGAACAGATCGAGCAGCGTCACGTACGTGGCATACAGCGGGTGCTCGTCGGTCACGATCATCAACCCGACGGCGAGCGCCAGCACACAGGCCACCAGCCCGGCCAGCGACCACCGCAGCCGCCGCGAGAACAGCGAGGCGAACGGCGGCACACCACCCCGCCCGGGGGGCAGGGACGGCCCGGAGTACGACACCTGCTCCAGGACGACGGTGCCGCGCCCGGTCGCCGCCGCCACCGCCGCCTCGTCCGGCAGCAACTGCGGCCCGTGCTCCCCGCTGCCCTCGGAACCGTCCGCGCCGGCCGGGTCGTTGCTCGTCGCGGACAGCAGCGCCAGGGTGCACAGTCCCGGGTCGGCGACCTCGCCCGGCCGCGGCGGCTGCCGTTCCACCGCACGCAGCACGAGTCCTTCCGTCTGGACGACCTTGCTGGTGCCGACGAGGGCGGTGGCGGCCAGTGCGGGCGCGGCCGTGTCGGCATCGGACAGCACCGTCGTCGACGCGTCGAGGCCCGCGCCCTGCCCGTCCCCGGAGGCCACGGCCGCGGTCTGGTCGAGCAGTTCCTCGATGTGCTGCCCCAACCGCCGGTTGTACAGCCGCAGTACGAGGCGGAGGCGGGGGTTGAAGCGGCGGGCGGTGAGCGCGGCGCGGATGTTGGTCTCGTCGTCGTCGTAGACGAGGGCGAGCGCCGCCGCCCGGTCGGCGCCCACCTCGGTGAGCACGGCGTCGGTGACCTCGGCGGCCTCGACGACCTGGTCGTTCGGGGCCGGTTCGGCACCGCCCGTCCCCGCCCGGCCGGCGGCCGCGCTCACCACCCGGTCGAGCAGCGCCGCCGAAGCGGCCCGGGCCCGCCCGGCCACAGGCCGGCGCACCCGCCTCCCGGAGGGCGGTACGACGAGCGTGACCTGCTCGGCGTAGACACCGCGGAGTTCGGCGGCCAGCCGGTGCGCGAGCCCGTCGTCACCGCACACGATCATGTGCGTGGCCGGATCACTCGGCTGACCTTGGTTCGGAACGCTCCCCACGGGGAGAAGACTGCCTCACCGGGACGGCCGGTTCCAGAAGGGGACCGCGGGGCGTGAACACCCGGCCGTCGCTGTCCGTACGCAAGGGGAGGGAATGGGGCAATGCCCTCGCGCACCACCGGAGGTACCGGGCCCGTGGCCATCACGAAGACCGTCCCGCAGGACGGCGCCGATCCTGGGCAAGCCGAGCGCGGGGACGCCCACAGCGGGGATGCCAGGCCTGCGGACACCGCGACGGACGGCGGCAGGGATGCGGAGGCCCGGCACCTCAACTCCCCGCTCCTGCTGACCCTTTTGCTGCTGACGGCGGTGATGTTCCAGGACCCGCTCCGCGGGGCCCTGGCCGCACCGGTGATGCAGAGCTGGATGACGGTCTTCGTCGCGGTCATGGTCCAGGCGCTGCCGTTCCTGGTGCTCGGTGTGCTGCTGTCGGCGGCGATCGCGGTGTTCGTGCCGCCGTCGTTCTTCGCCCGGGCCCTGCCGAAGCACCCGGCGCTGGCGGTCCCGGTCGCGGGCGCGGCGGGCGCGGTACTGCCCGGCTGCGAGTGCGCGTCGGTGCCGGTGGCCGGCGCCCTGGTCCGCCGCGGCGTCACACCGGCGGCGGCTCTGGCCTTCCTCCTCTCGGCGCCCGCCATCAACCCCATCGTGCTGACGGCGACGGCCGTGGCGTTCCCCGGCAACCCCGAGATGGTCCTGGCCCGTTTCGTCGCCAGTCTGCTCGTGGCCTGCTCGATGGGCTGGCTCTGGCACCGCCTCGGCCGCACGGACTGGCTGCGTCCCCCGGCCCGCGCGTCGTACGAGGGACAGAGCAAGGGCGCGGCCTTCTGGGGCTCGGTCCGCCACGACGTGACGCACGCGGGCGGCTTCCTGGTGATCGGCGCGATGGCCGCGGCGACCCTGAAGGCGGTGGTCCCGGCGCAGTGGCTGAGCCTCGCTGCGGGCAACCCCGTGCTGTCGGTCCTGTTCCTCGCGGCCCTGGCCGTCCTGCTCTCCATCTGCTCGGAGGCGGACGCGTTCGTGGCGGCGTCCCTGACCCAGTTCTCGCTGACGGCCCGTCTGACGTTCCTGGTCGTCGGCCCGATGATCGACCTGAAGCTCTTCGCGATGCAGGCGGGCACCTTCGGCCGCGCCTTCGCCCTGCGCTTCGCCCCCGCGACCTTCGCCCTGGCCGTGGTCGTATCGGCCCTGACCGGAACGGTCCTGCTGTGAACCGCCTGGCCCAGACGGCCCTCCTCTTCCTGCTCGGCGCGACCCTCCTGCACGCGGGCACGACCGACCTCTACCTGCGCTACGTCAAGGAGGGCCTGCGCCCCCTGGTCCTCCTGGCGGGCGCCGTCCTGATCGTCACGGCGGCGGCAACCCTCTGGTACGACCGCCGCGGCACCGCCACGCACGAGCGAGGCACCCCCACCCACGACCACCACCGAGAACCCCGCGTCTCCTGGCTCCTCACGCTCCCGGTCCTCGCCCTGATCCTGGTCGCCCCGCCGGCCCTGGGCTCCTACAGCGCGGCCCACACCGGCACGGCCCTGACCAAGCCCTTCGGCTTCCCGGCCCTCCCCACCGGCGACGCCCCCCTCCGCCTCGCCGTGGCCGACTACGCCGGCCGCGCGATCTACGACGACGGCCGCGCCCTCCGCGACCGCGAGCTGAAGATCACCGGTTTCGTCACCCTGGACCGCAAGGGCGCCCCCTACCTGGTCCGCATGGGCCTCAACTGCTGTGCGGCGGACGCCCAGCCGGTCAAGATCGCCCTGACGGGCAACGTCCCTCCCGTCCTGCGCCCGGACACATGGCTGGAGATCACCGGCACCTACACACCCCGCCGCACGAAGGACCCGGTCAACGACGGCCCGATCCCCTACCTGGAGGTGACGACCGCGAGACCGGTCCCCACTCCGCACGACCCGTACGACGAGACGTGGAACACCTGAACTGCGGTATGGCACGGCCCCGTTGGGGTACCCGCAGGGAACCGCTGATCAGCGAGGGGCACCCATGACCACACTCCGAGGCGGCCACACCGCGGAATTCGACCGGCCGCTCCTGCCCGAAGCGGCCCGCGAGGAACTGGCGAAGGCCGACCACCGGGCCAACCTGACCCTGGCCACCCTGGGCGCGGCCCTGGCCGCCCTCCTCACCGCGATCACCGTGGGCGTCATCACCCCCACCCAGTACGCCACGATCCCCCAGCTCCTCCTCTGGACGGGCTGCGCGGCCTGCGCCCCGTCCCTGGTCCTCCTGAGCCTCGCGACCAAGCCCCAGCCGGCCACCACGGCCGACACCCCGCCCCAGCTGCTCACCCGCACGACCTGCGCGAAGCGCCGCCGCATACGTCAGGCGATGGCGTGGGGAGCGGCGTTCCTCGCCTTGACCCTTGCGGGGACGCTGGCGGGGCTGCTCTCCTAGACCGCCCGGTTTGGAGCGCGGCTGGAGTCTCGCTCGCGAAGGCATCCAGGGCCGTCGCCCAGGGGAGCGGCGTCTGTAACTCTCGGCGGAGAGACCGCGAACGTCTCGAAACTCGTGACGGGGAGTTCCGCATGCCCAATGCCGTTTCCTGCACCGGCTCTTCGGCCGAATGCTCCGCCGTTCCATCCTTCGAAGCCGCCACCGGAACCCTCCTCCAGCAGTTGGTGCTGGCGGCCGGTCCCCTCACCGTGCTCCAGATCGGCTGTCCGTACGAGTCGTTCACCGCGAGGCTCGCGGCCGCGGTGAGCGAGAACGGGCACGGCCGGGTCATCTGCTGCGAGCCGGAGACCGTACGGGCCGAGGCCGCCGCGGCGGCGGTCGAGAAGGCCGGACTCGGACGGTACGCGGAGGTCCGGGAGGGCCGTCCCGAGCGGTCGCTGGCGACCGTCCCCGGACCGGTCGACCTGCTGCTGCTCGGCGGCCCGCCGGAGTCCTTCCTGCCGCTGCTGAAGCTGGTGGAACCCAGGATGCTGCCGGGCGCGGTGGTGGTGGCCCACGGCGTACGGGACGTGCGGGCGCTGTGCGCGGAATTCATCGCCCACGTCCGGTTCTCCGGCAGCGGCTATGTGTCGCTCCCCCTTCCCTTCGACGGCGGCGTGGAAATGGCCGTCCGCGCCGCCTGACGGATGCGCGGCGCCCGAGGGATCCGCGCCGCCCGACGGAAACGCCCCGCCTGACGAATCCGCGCAGCCATCCTCTAGGAGTGCCGTGTCCCCTCGTCCGTTCGACCCGGAGTTCCTGCCCGAGGGACACCCCGACAAGAACCCCGTCCCACCCCGCGGCACCGCCTCGCGCGCCCTGTGGCGAGGGCTGGTTCGCTACCTCCTGCTGCCGGCGTACCGCGCGCTGGTGGCCCTCGGATCGGTGCACGTGGCAGCGCTCTGGCATCCGGAGTTCGGGCCCGCGGTCAGCCGGCCGCCGCAGGAGCCGCCGAGCTACAGGACGTTTCGAGCGGGTCTTGAGAGCGGGCCGGAAGCCTGGCCGGGACATCCCCACCCCCCAGTTCCCAGAGAGAATCGAGGAGATCTGTCATGAGCGACGCGCGGCTGGTCGGCACCTGGACCACGCAGCTGGACGACGACGGCAAGGCGGTCCCCGGACTCGTCTGCTTCTCGGCGGACGGCACGGTCGTCTCCACCCAGCTCAACACGAAGAACATCGGCCTGGGCACCTGGCGCTCCACGGGCCCGCACAGCTTCGAGTACGGCTTCCACATCCTGGCGGCCGACCCCGAGGGCAACCACGTGGGGGAGGCACATGTCCGGGTGTCGGGCGAGTTCGTCTCGGACACGGAGTGGCAGGGCAACGGCGGTGCCGAGTTCTTCGACCCGCAGGGCACCAAGCTGCGCGGGCACGCGGGGTCCAAGGTGACCGCCGGCAAGTTCGGCATCGACGACTGATGCGGGCGGCGGCGCTGCGGGACCGGCTCGACGGGGACCTGGTTCTGCCGGACGAGACGGGCTTCGCTCTGGCCCGGCAGCTGCAGAACACCGAGTACGACACGATCGAGCCGTCGGCCGTCGCGTACTGCGCCTCCGAGCGGGATGTCGCGCTGTGCGTGCGGCACGCCCGGGAGCAGGGGGTGCGGCTGCACGTCCGGGGCGGCGGACACAGCTTCAACGGCTGGTCGACCGGTGAGGGGCTGGTCGTCGACCTGTCCCGGATGAACCACGCCGTCGCCGAGGGGCCCGTGGTGCGGCTGGGGGCGGGCGTCCAGTCCCTGGACGCGCTGGACGCCCTGCGGTCCCAGGGGCGGCAGATCGTCACCGGGACGTTTCCCACGGTCGCCGCGGGCGGATTTCTGACCGGCGGCGGGATCGGCTGGCAGACGCGCAGGTTCGGGCTGGGCAGCGACCGGGTCGCGGCCGCGCGCGTCGTGCTCGCGGACGGCAGGGCCGTCCGCTGCTCGCCCACCGAGGAACCCGATCTGTACTGGGCCTCGCGCGGCGGGGGCGGCGGCACCTTCGGGGTGGTCACGGAGTTCGAGGTGCGGTCGATCGACGCGCCCGCCATGACCGGCTTCGAGACGCTGTGGGCGTACGACGACGCTGTGGAGGTGCTGACGGCCTGGCAGGAGTGGGCCGTGGACGGCCCCGACGAGCTCGGCACCTCTCTGGTCGTGCTGCCGGGCATGTTCGGGCCCGGCGGGCGCCCCGTGGTCCGGGTCTGGGGGGCGCACCTGGGTCCGGACGAGGCCCTGCACGAGGGTCTGGACGAACTGGCGGAGCGGGCCGGGTGCAAGCCGCTGAGCAGGACCGTCGCCGCGCGGGGCGGGTATGCCGAGGTGATGCACGAGGCGCTGTGCGGCTCGAAGTCGGTGTCCCAGTGCCGTCGTACGGGAACCGGGCCCGAGGCCGAGGGGCACCGCCACCCGTACACCCGGCAGAGCTACCGGCTCACCGGCCGGTCCGCGACCCGGGCGGAATCGGCGGCACTGCTCGATGCCTGGGATCCCGCACTCGACGCGGTGGGCCAGGAGCGCTATCTGCTGTGCATCGCGCTGGGCGGAGCGGCGAACCGGGTGCCGGTCAGCGCCACCGCCTACGCGCACCGGGACGCCCGGTTCCTGATCGGCTATCAGTTCGCCTGCCGTGAGGCGGAGGCGGACCCGGCGGCGCCGGCGCGGCTGACCGCGCTGGCGGACCGTGCCGCCGAGGCACTCACGCCGCTCGCTTGCGGCTCGTACATCAACTTCCCCAGCTCGCGGGTGGGCGGGGACTGGGAGACGGAGTACTTCGGCGCGAACCGGTTCCGGCTGCGCGCCGTGAAGCGGGCCTACGACCCCGAGGACTTCTTCCGGCACGCGCAGAGCATCGGCCGTGCCCCGACGACCGAGGTGGAGTCATGAGGACGGATCTGCGGAACAAGGTCGTACTGGTCACCGGCGCCTCCTCGGGCATCGGCCGGGCGACGGCCGTGGCGTACGGGGAGGAGGGGGCCAAGGTCGCGATCACGTACCACAGCAATGAGGACGGGGCCCGGGAGACGGCCCGGCTGGTGACCGAGGCGGGCGGGACTGCGCTGGTGGTGCGCTACGACCTCGCGGACGAGCGGTGCATACGGGACGCCGTGGGGCGGGTCGCCGAGGAGTGGGGCGGCATCGACGTGTTGGTGGCCAACGCGGTGGTCTGGAGCGAGGCGATCCCGCGGCCCGGGCAGCCGGTGCCGCGCTTCGAGGACGTGCCGGCCAAGCAGTGGCAGGAGGTGCTGCGTACGTCCGTCGACGCCGTGTTCCACACGCTGCAGGCGGTCCTGCCGTGGATGCGCGGACGGCCGTGGGGCCGGATCGTGCTGCTCGGCGCGGGCCTGGCGGACACCGGCAAGGCCGGGGCGGGGGCCTACGGCGCGGGCAAGTCCGCGCTCTTCGGGCTGATGCGCAGCCTGGCCTGGGAGCTGGGGCCCGACGGGATCCTGGTCAACATGGTCGTGCCGGGCCAGACCAGCACCGAGACCGTGCGGGCGCACGTGCCCCCGGGCTTTTTGGAGGAGAAGGGCAAGACCTTGCCGTCGGGCCGGATGTCCGCGCCCGAGGACGTGGCCCGGGCCATCACCTTCCTGGGCTCGGCCGCCAACGGCAACACCAACGGCGAGACGCTCCGCGTGACGGGCGGCGCCTGACGGGTCCGGCCGGCGTCCGCTCACGGTACGGCCCCGCCGCTCTCCGGGAACCCCGGAGCGCGGCGGGGCCCGCCCCGTTCCCGCCTCCTCTTTCCGCCCCCGTTCCTGGCCGGCGCACGCGCGCGGTGTCGAGTTGTCCTCGACGATGTTTCGAGAGGCCCGGGCCACCGTGTGGGGCATGGAGATTCGTAGCCTCGACGGCGATGAGCCGGCGACCATTGCCGCGTTGCTTCCCGGATTCCGGGACACCATGAGCCTGGAACTGCCCGGTGATCCACCGGTGACGGAGGCCCTGCTGGCGCGGCTGTTCCAGCGGCGGCACGGGACGGAACGGATCGTGCTGGCCGCGTACGACGGCGGCACCCCGGCCGGTGTGCTGAAGCTGGGGCTCGATCTGGGAGATCCGAGCGGGCCGGGACACGGTTCGCTGTGGGTTTTCCCGGGGTTCCGGCGACGCGGTGCCGGGCGGGCGCTGGTGGCTGCGGGGCTGGTGGCGCTGCGGGAGCGCGGGCGGGAGCTGCTGCTGGCCGACGCTCCCCGGGCGGCGGGCGGCGAGCGGTTCGCGGCGGAGCTCGGAGCCGACCTCATCGGCGAGAGCGTGCGCCATCGGCTCCGCCCGGCCGGGCCCGCTCGCGCGGCGCTGGAGGCGGCCGCAACCCGGCCGGTGCCCGGTTACCGGCTGGTGGCGTGGCAGGGGCCCTGCCCCGACGACCTGGTGGAGTCCTACGCCCGGGCCTGGAGCGCCCTGGAGGAGCGGGTCAACGGCCAGGCCAGGATCCGGCGTCCCTCCGCCGACGACGTACGGGCGCGGGAGGCCGAGGCGGAGCGGGCCGGGCATGTGCCCCACGTGGTGGCGGCACTGCCCGAGCACGGTACGTCGATCGTCGCGTACGCCACCTTGTTCGTGCGCAACAGCCCGATGGCGGACGTCGGCGAGACGCTGGTGCTGCCCAAGCACCGGCGGCGTGGTCTCGCCACCTGGCTGAAGGGCGAACTGCTGCTCGGGGCCGCCCGGGAGAACAACCGGCTCGCGCTGATCCAGGTCTTCAACGACACCGCCGACACCGCTGTGGTCGCGCTCAACCGGAAGCTCGGCTTCGAGGCCGACTCGTACTGGTCGACGTACGCGCTCAAGGCCTGAGCGGCCGGCCCCGCCCCGATCCGGTCCCGCATCCGTTTCCCCGGTGCCCGATCCCCGGTGCCCGACCCCCGACCCCCGATCAAGAGCCGAGCCGAGAGGAACCCATGACCACCGTGATCCCCGCCAGGCAGCGCACGCGCAACGCCGAGCTGATCCGCGAGCTGTACGGGACGCTCTATCGTGAGCGCCGCTTCGAGGAGGCGGGTCGCTTCTTCCATGCCGACTGCGTCGAGCACGACCCGGGCGACTGGCGGACATCGGACCGTACGTTCCCGGCGCTGCGCGCCGACATCGACCACCTGGTGGCCGGCAACGACCGGGTGATGCTCTTCGCGACCTGGACCGGACGCTCCCGCTCGGGTACCGAACTCCGGTTGCATACCGCTGAGTTGTACCGCCTGCGGGACGGTAGGGTCGCCGAGCACTGGAGCGTGGTGGACCGCGACGTGCTCGTCGGGCACGGTGTGGACGGCGGACCGGACCGGAGCGGTCAGCCGGCTGCCCCGGGTCTGCACGGCCCGCACAGCGACACCGAGCGGGCCAACGCGGAGCTGGTGCTCGGCGCGTACCGCGACGTCTTCAGCGAGCACCGGCTGGAGCTGGCCGAGCGCTACTACCACCAGGACTACCGGCACCACAACATGCGTACGGACGCGGTGCCGGACGGGCTCGACGCGTTCAAGGCGTTCTTCGCCGACAACATCGCCGCCTTCCCCGACCTGGTCACCACCGTGGACCACATCGTCGCCGCCGACGACCGGGTGATGGTCTTCGTCACCTGGACCGGCACGCTCACCGGCGCGTGGAGCGGAGGCGGGCCCTCCGGGCTGCCTCTGGAGATGCGCACCTGCGACCAGTTCCGGATCGAACGCGGGAAGGTCGCCGAGCACTGGGAGGTCGTGGACTACCTGGCCCTGGGGCGGGCCGGGCTGCCGACCCCGTGAGCAGGACCGACGCCGTTCCGAAAGCCGACATCCGAGAGAGGGACCCCGCGATGACCTCCGCTTCCGAACCTTCCGGCCCTTCCGGCAGCGCACCCGTACTGATCGTCGGCGGCAGCCTCGTCGGCCTGTCCACCGCCGTGTTCCTCGCCCGGCACGGGGTCCGCTGCACTCTGGTGGAGCGCCATCCGGGCACGTCCGTCCATCCGAGGGCCGTCGGGTACTACCCCCGGACCGGCGAACTGCTGCGGCAGGCCGGGGTCGAGGACGCCGCCGTGCGGGAGGCGTCCGGGTTCGCCACGCATCGCACCCGTGCCGGGGTGACCTCGCTGGCCGGCGAGGTGCTGTTCAGCAAGGAGGAGCTGGAGGGCGATGACGATCTGGGCGACCTCACGCCGTCCCGGCTGCTTCTGCTGCCGCAGGACCGGCTGGAGCCGCTGCTGCGGGACCGTGCGGTGGAGCTCGGGGCCGACCTCCGGTTCGGCACGGAACTGGTGTCCTTCGCGGAGGACCCGGAGGGGGTCACCGCCGTCCTCGACGACGGCACCGGCGGCACCCGTACCTTCCGCAGCTCCTACCTGGTGGCCTGCGACGGGCCGCGCAGCACCGTCCGGGAGGCGCTGAAGGTGCCCCGGCAGGGGCGCGGGGTGCTGTCCCGCCATGTG contains these protein-coding regions:
- a CDS encoding S9 family peptidase, with translation MTESNGSAARDQHEQAVQAGRQERMPDWEKRFRAPRVSLPDWAEDAPDRSLFVSNATGTYELYAWDRSTGEQRQVTDRPNGTTDGVLSPDGAWIWWFDDKDGDEFGVWRRQPFAGGADEPAAEGLEASYPAGLALGRDGRTAVVGRSTDEDGTTIHLVRTGEEPVQIYRHRESAGVGDLSHDGSLIAVEHTEHGDAMHSALRVLRPDGTAVADLDDTEGGTRELGLEVLGFAPVDGDTRLLIGHQRRGRWEPLVWDVATGEETDLALELPGDVSAEWYPDGSGLLIAHSFEARSELFRYDLAGRTLSEIPTPKGTVSGATARPDGSVEFLWSSSAEPSAVRSTTGGVVLDPPGMKSPGSVPVEDVWVEGPGGRIHALVQKPQGATGPFPTVFDIHGGPTWHDSDSFAAGPAAWVDHGYAVIRVNYRGSTGYGRAWTDALKHRVGLIELEDIAAVREWAVTSGLADPERLILTGGSWGGYLTLLGLGVQPDAWTLGIAAVPVADYVTAYHDEMEALKAMDRTLLGGTPEEVPDRFEASSPLTYVDRVKAPVYISAGVNDPRCPIRQIENYVKRLEARGAVHEVYRYDAGHGSLVVDERIKQVRLELEFAERHLKGVPGAQ
- a CDS encoding permease produces the protein MAITKTVPQDGADPGQAERGDAHSGDARPADTATDGGRDAEARHLNSPLLLTLLLLTAVMFQDPLRGALAAPVMQSWMTVFVAVMVQALPFLVLGVLLSAAIAVFVPPSFFARALPKHPALAVPVAGAAGAVLPGCECASVPVAGALVRRGVTPAAALAFLLSAPAINPIVLTATAVAFPGNPEMVLARFVASLLVACSMGWLWHRLGRTDWLRPPARASYEGQSKGAAFWGSVRHDVTHAGGFLVIGAMAAATLKAVVPAQWLSLAAGNPVLSVLFLAALAVLLSICSEADAFVAASLTQFSLTARLTFLVVGPMIDLKLFAMQAGTFGRAFALRFAPATFALAVVVSALTGTVLL
- a CDS encoding NAD-binding protein — protein: MIVCGDDGLAHRLAAELRGVYAEQVTLVVPPSGRRVRRPVAGRARAASAALLDRVVSAAAGRAGTGGAEPAPNDQVVEAAEVTDAVLTEVGADRAAALALVYDDDETNIRAALTARRFNPRLRLVLRLYNRRLGQHIEELLDQTAAVASGDGQGAGLDASTTVLSDADTAAPALAATALVGTSKVVQTEGLVLRAVERQPPRPGEVADPGLCTLALLSATSNDPAGADGSEGSGEHGPQLLPDEAAVAAATGRGTVVLEQVSYSGPSLPPGRGGVPPFASLFSRRLRWSLAGLVACVLALAVGLMIVTDEHPLYATYVTLLDLFGINDPAFHDSTARQVLQLLSGLVGLLLLPVLLAAVLEALGTFRSASALRKPPRGLGGHVVLLGLGKIGTRVLTRLRELHIPVVCVESDPDARGMATARRLRVPVVLGDVTQEGVLEAAKIHRAHALLALTSADTTNLEASLYARSVRPDLRVVLRLYDDDFATAVYRTLRAAHPFALTRSRSVSHLAAPAFAGAMMGRQILGAIPVERRVLLFAEVDVAGHPQLEGRTVGEAFRAGAWRVLALNTSPPGGRRGEAELPGEERVPASGLVWDLPPTYVLGPGDRVVLAATRRGLAELLGRRRRERSGA
- a CDS encoding TIGR03943 family putative permease subunit: MNRLAQTALLFLLGATLLHAGTTDLYLRYVKEGLRPLVLLAGAVLIVTAAATLWYDRRGTATHERGTPTHDHHREPRVSWLLTLPVLALILVAPPALGSYSAAHTGTALTKPFGFPALPTGDAPLRLAVADYAGRAIYDDGRALRDRELKITGFVTLDRKGAPYLVRMGLNCCAADAQPVKIALTGNVPPVLRPDTWLEITGTYTPRRTKDPVNDGPIPYLEVTTARPVPTPHDPYDETWNT
- a CDS encoding O-methyltransferase, with the translated sequence MPNAVSCTGSSAECSAVPSFEAATGTLLQQLVLAAGPLTVLQIGCPYESFTARLAAAVSENGHGRVICCEPETVRAEAAAAAVEKAGLGRYAEVREGRPERSLATVPGPVDLLLLGGPPESFLPLLKLVEPRMLPGAVVVAHGVRDVRALCAEFIAHVRFSGSGYVSLPLPFDGGVEMAVRAA
- a CDS encoding class I SAM-dependent methyltransferase, whose protein sequence is MYSPTPADWNEANRAHWDERVPLHVAGDFYDLDAFRAGQDPLRDFELAEVGDVGNRSLLHLQCHIGLDTLSWARHGAARVVGLDFSEPAVDLARGLARDLGLGPDRAAFVAADVYDAAAAVPDPSYDIVYTGVGALCWLPDIGRWAETVAALVAPGGFLYLLEFHPLTDVLDDETGSRITHDYFARDAWVEESAGSYAAEGAEFTHGRRVEWQHPVGEVVSALAAAGLRIEFLHEHDVSLFRRFGSFEQRDGYFRFPAGRPRIPLMYSIRARKD